Proteins encoded in a region of the Pseudomonas viciae genome:
- a CDS encoding TRZ/ATZ family hydrolase, with amino-acid sequence MPKPAVALDLLLLPTWLVPVEPAGVVLKDHGLGIRDGCIVFIGPRAEALKCDAAQVRELPGMLLSPGLVNAHGHAAMTLFRGLADDLPLMTWLEQHIWPAEAKWVDEDFVRDGTDLAIAEQIKGGITCFSDMYFYPKVASERVHNSGIRAQIAIPILDFPIPGAASADDAIRQGIELFGDLKHHPRIKVAFGPHAPYTVGDENLEKIRVIAEELDAAIHMHVHETAFEVQQAVENTGERPMARLGRLGLLGPRFQAVHMTQVSDEDQALLVESNCSVIHCPESNLKLASGFCPVERLWQAGVNVAVGTDGAASNNDLDLLGETRTAALLAKAVAGSATALDAHRALRMATLNGARALGIEATVGSLEVGKAADLVAFDLSGLAQQPVYDPVSQLIYATGRDCVKHLWVAGKPLLEDGRLTRLDESQLTASAQAWGRRISGHNE; translated from the coding sequence ATGCCCAAGCCTGCCGTTGCGCTCGACTTATTATTGCTGCCGACCTGGTTGGTGCCTGTCGAACCCGCCGGTGTGGTGCTCAAGGATCACGGCCTGGGCATCCGCGACGGTTGCATCGTGTTCATCGGCCCACGGGCAGAAGCCCTGAAGTGTGACGCGGCCCAGGTCCGTGAGTTGCCGGGCATGCTGCTCAGCCCGGGCCTGGTCAACGCCCACGGCCATGCGGCGATGACCTTGTTCCGTGGCCTGGCCGACGACCTGCCCCTGATGACCTGGCTCGAACAGCACATCTGGCCAGCTGAAGCCAAATGGGTCGATGAAGACTTCGTACGCGATGGCACCGACCTGGCGATCGCCGAACAGATCAAGGGCGGCATCACCTGTTTCTCTGACATGTACTTCTACCCCAAGGTTGCCAGTGAACGCGTGCATAACAGCGGAATCCGCGCGCAAATCGCCATCCCAATCCTCGATTTCCCTATCCCAGGCGCCGCCAGCGCCGACGACGCCATTCGTCAGGGCATCGAGCTTTTTGGCGACCTCAAGCACCACCCACGGATCAAAGTTGCGTTCGGCCCCCATGCGCCGTACACCGTGGGCGACGAGAACCTGGAGAAAATCCGCGTGATCGCCGAAGAGCTGGACGCGGCCATTCATATGCATGTTCACGAAACCGCCTTCGAAGTGCAGCAGGCTGTGGAGAACACCGGTGAGCGGCCCATGGCCCGCCTGGGCCGACTGGGGCTCCTGGGGCCGCGCTTCCAGGCCGTGCACATGACCCAGGTCAGCGATGAAGACCAGGCGTTGCTGGTAGAAAGCAACTGCAGCGTGATCCATTGCCCGGAATCGAACCTGAAGTTGGCCAGCGGTTTCTGCCCAGTGGAGCGCCTGTGGCAAGCCGGGGTCAATGTGGCGGTCGGCACCGATGGGGCGGCGAGCAACAACGACCTGGATTTGCTCGGCGAGACGCGCACCGCTGCGCTACTGGCCAAGGCGGTCGCCGGTTCGGCCACAGCCCTGGACGCGCACCGGGCGCTGCGCATGGCCACGCTCAATGGCGCCCGGGCGCTGGGCATCGAGGCAACGGTGGGCTCACTGGAAGTCGGCAAGGCCGCCGACCTGGTGGCCTTCGACCTGTCGGGCTTGGCGCAGCAACCAGTCTATGACCCCGTGTCGCAACTGATCTACGCCACGGGCCGCGACTGCGTGAAACACCTGTGGGTGGCCGGCAAGCCGCTGCTCGAAGATGGCCGGCTGACGCGCCTGGACGAGTCGCAACTGACCGCCTCGGCCCAGGCCTGGGGGCGTCGCATCAGCGGCCACAACGAATAA
- the mtnA gene encoding S-methyl-5-thioribose-1-phosphate isomerase, with product MRDRLLAAEKVKAIDWRDGALYLLDQRILPFEENWIACTSAAGVAEAIRSMVVRGAPAIGISAAYGVVLAARARMAEGGDWQAALEADFALLADSRPTAVNLFWALDRMRDRLGRLKEHAEPLVALEAEAIAIHESDREANLTMAQLGVDLIRKHQGNAQAILTHCNTGALATGGFGTALGVIRGAFLEGMVERVYADETRPWLQGSRLTAWELANEGIPVTLNADSAAAHIMKTKGVTWVIVGADRITANGDVANKIGTYQLAVCAMHHGVRFMVVAPSSTIDMNLASGDDIPIEERDGRELLEVGGKRVGADVEAFNPVFDVTPADLIDVIITEKGIVERPDTAKMAQLMCRKRLH from the coding sequence ATGCGCGATCGACTGTTGGCTGCGGAGAAGGTGAAGGCCATCGATTGGCGGGATGGCGCCCTGTACCTGCTGGATCAGCGTATTTTGCCGTTCGAGGAAAACTGGATCGCCTGCACCAGCGCGGCCGGTGTGGCCGAGGCGATTCGCTCGATGGTGGTACGTGGCGCGCCGGCCATCGGTATCAGTGCGGCCTATGGTGTGGTGCTTGCGGCGCGAGCCAGGATGGCCGAGGGCGGTGACTGGCAAGCGGCGCTGGAAGCTGACTTTGCCTTGCTGGCCGATTCCCGGCCGACAGCGGTGAACCTGTTCTGGGCATTGGACCGCATGCGTGACCGACTGGGGCGCTTGAAAGAGCATGCCGAGCCGTTGGTTGCCCTTGAGGCCGAAGCTATCGCGATCCATGAAAGCGACCGTGAAGCCAACCTGACCATGGCCCAGCTCGGTGTTGACCTGATCCGCAAGCATCAGGGCAACGCCCAGGCCATCCTGACCCACTGCAACACCGGCGCCCTGGCCACCGGCGGCTTCGGCACGGCCCTGGGGGTGATTCGCGGTGCGTTCCTCGAAGGCATGGTCGAGCGCGTCTATGCCGACGAAACCCGGCCATGGCTCCAGGGCTCGCGCCTGACGGCGTGGGAGTTGGCCAACGAAGGCATCCCGGTGACCCTCAATGCCGATTCCGCTGCGGCCCACATCATGAAGACCAAAGGCGTGACCTGGGTGATCGTCGGCGCCGACCGCATCACCGCCAACGGCGACGTGGCGAACAAGATCGGTACTTATCAACTGGCGGTCTGCGCCATGCACCACGGCGTGCGCTTCATGGTGGTGGCGCCGAGCTCGACCATCGACATGAACCTGGCCAGCGGGGACGATATCCCGATTGAAGAGCGCGACGGACGCGAGCTGCTGGAAGTCGGCGGCAAGCGGGTCGGGGCGGATGTGGAGGCCTTCAACCCGGTGTTCGACGTCACCCCGGCGGACCTGATCGACGTCATCATTACCGAGAAGGGCATTGTCGAGCGGCCGGACACGGCGAAGATGGCGCAGTTGATGTGTCGCAAGCGGTTGCACTGA
- the gyrA gene encoding DNA gyrase subunit A yields the protein MGELAKEILPVNIEDELKQSYLDYAMSVIVGRALPDARDGLKPVHRRVLFAMSELGNDFNKPYKKSARVVGDVIGKYHPHGDTAVYDTIVRMAQPFSLRYLLVDGQGNFGSVDGDNAAAMRYTEVRMTKLAHELLADLHKETVDWVPNYDGTEMIPAVMPTRIPNLLVNGSSGIAVGMATNIPPHNLGEVIDGCLALIDNPELTVDELMQYIPGPDFPTAAIINGRAGIIEAYRTGRGRIYMRARSTIEDIDKVGGRQQIVITELPYQLNKARLIEKIAELVKEKKLEGITELRDESDKDGMRVVIELRRGEVPEVILNNLYAQTQLQAVFGINIVALIDGRPRILNLKDLLEAFVRHRREVVTRRTVFELRKARERGHILEGQAVALSNIDPVIALIKASPTPSEAKEALISTPWESSAVVAMVERAGADSCRPENLDPQYGLREGKYFLSPEQAQAILELRLHRLTGLEHEKLLAEYQEILNQIGELIRILNSATRLMEVIREELEVIRAEYGDVRRTEILDARLDLTLGDMIPEEERVVTISHGGYAKTQPLAAYQAQRRGGKGKSATGVKDEDYIAHLLVANSHTTLLLFSSKGKVYWLKTYEIPEASRAARGRPLVNLLPLDSDEYITTMLPVEEYTEGHFIFMATAKGTVKKTPLESFSRQRSVGLIALELDEGDVLISAAITDGEREVMLFSDGGKVTRFKESDVRAMGRTARGVRGMRLPEGQKLISMLIPEEGSQILTASARGYGKRTAISEFPEYKRGGQGVIAMVSNDRNGRLVGAVQVLDGEEIMLISDQGTLVRTRVAEVSSLGRNTQGVTLIKLASDETLVGLERVQEPSEVEGEELEGEEGVAFDGTLGADVDDMTGDQPLDAAADEEEPQD from the coding sequence ATGGGCGAACTGGCCAAAGAAATCCTCCCGGTCAATATCGAAGACGAGCTGAAACAGTCCTACCTCGACTACGCAATGAGCGTAATCGTCGGGCGGGCGCTGCCGGATGCGCGCGATGGCTTGAAGCCCGTGCACCGGCGCGTGCTGTTCGCGATGAGCGAGCTGGGCAACGACTTCAACAAGCCGTACAAGAAATCCGCCCGTGTCGTCGGCGACGTGATCGGTAAGTATCACCCCCACGGTGACACCGCCGTGTACGACACCATCGTGCGGATGGCCCAGCCATTTTCCCTGCGCTACCTGTTGGTAGACGGCCAGGGCAACTTCGGTTCCGTGGACGGCGACAACGCCGCAGCCATGCGATACACCGAAGTGCGCATGACCAAGCTGGCCCACGAGCTGCTGGCCGACCTGCACAAGGAAACCGTGGACTGGGTGCCGAACTACGACGGCACCGAAATGATCCCGGCGGTCATGCCGACCCGTATCCCCAACCTGCTGGTCAACGGCTCCAGCGGTATCGCCGTGGGCATGGCGACCAACATCCCGCCGCACAACCTCGGTGAAGTCATCGACGGTTGCCTGGCCCTCATCGACAATCCCGAGCTGACGGTCGATGAGCTGATGCAATACATCCCCGGTCCGGACTTCCCGACCGCCGCGATCATCAACGGTCGTGCCGGCATCATCGAAGCCTACCGCACCGGCCGTGGCCGCATTTACATGCGCGCCCGTTCGACCATCGAAGACATCGACAAGGTCGGTGGTCGCCAGCAGATCGTTATCACCGAGCTGCCGTACCAGCTGAACAAGGCCCGCCTGATCGAGAAGATCGCCGAGCTGGTGAAAGAGAAGAAACTCGAAGGCATCACCGAGCTGCGTGACGAGTCCGACAAGGACGGTATGCGCGTCGTGATCGAGCTGCGCCGTGGCGAAGTGCCTGAGGTGATTCTCAACAACCTCTACGCCCAGACCCAGCTGCAAGCGGTGTTCGGTATCAACATCGTGGCGCTGATCGACGGCCGTCCGCGGATCCTGAACCTCAAGGACCTGCTGGAAGCCTTCGTGCGTCACCGTCGCGAAGTGGTCACCCGTCGCACCGTGTTCGAGCTGCGCAAGGCCCGCGAGCGTGGTCACATCCTCGAAGGCCAGGCCGTTGCCCTGTCGAACATCGACCCGGTCATCGCCCTGATCAAGGCCTCGCCAACGCCGTCGGAAGCCAAGGAAGCGCTGATCAGCACGCCTTGGGAGTCCTCCGCGGTGGTGGCGATGGTCGAGCGTGCCGGGGCCGATTCGTGCCGTCCGGAGAACCTCGATCCGCAATACGGCCTGCGCGAGGGCAAGTACTTCCTGTCCCCGGAACAGGCCCAGGCCATCCTGGAACTGCGTCTGCACCGCCTGACCGGCCTGGAGCACGAGAAACTGCTGGCCGAGTACCAGGAGATCCTCAACCAGATCGGCGAGCTGATCCGCATCCTCAACAGCGCCACGCGCCTGATGGAAGTGATCCGCGAAGAGCTGGAAGTGATCCGCGCCGAGTACGGCGACGTGCGCCGCACCGAGATTCTCGATGCGCGTCTGGACCTGACCCTGGGTGACATGATCCCGGAAGAAGAGCGCGTGGTGACCATTTCCCACGGTGGCTACGCCAAGACCCAGCCGCTGGCCGCCTACCAGGCCCAGCGTCGTGGCGGCAAAGGCAAGTCGGCGACTGGCGTCAAGGACGAGGACTACATCGCTCACCTGCTGGTCGCCAACAGCCACACCACGCTGTTGCTGTTCTCCAGCAAGGGCAAGGTGTACTGGCTGAAAACCTACGAAATCCCTGAAGCGTCCCGTGCGGCTCGCGGTCGTCCGTTGGTCAACCTGCTGCCGCTGGACAGTGATGAATACATCACCACCATGTTGCCGGTGGAGGAATACACCGAAGGTCACTTCATCTTCATGGCTACCGCCAAAGGCACCGTGAAGAAGACCCCGCTGGAATCCTTCAGTCGCCAGCGCAGCGTTGGCCTGATCGCTCTCGAATTGGACGAAGGCGATGTGCTGATTTCCGCCGCCATCACCGACGGCGAGCGAGAAGTCATGCTGTTCTCCGACGGCGGCAAGGTCACCCGCTTCAAGGAATCCGACGTCCGTGCCATGGGCCGTACCGCCCGCGGTGTGCGCGGCATGCGCCTGCCGGAAGGCCAGAAGCTGATTTCCATGCTGATCCCCGAAGAAGGCAGCCAGATCCTCACCGCTTCGGCGCGTGGTTATGGCAAGCGCACCGCTATCAGCGAGTTCCCTGAGTACAAGCGTGGCGGCCAGGGCGTGATCGCCATGGTCAGCAACGATCGTAACGGTCGTCTGGTTGGCGCTGTCCAGGTACTCGATGGTGAAGAGATCATGTTGATCTCCGACCAGGGCACCCTGGTGCGCACGCGAGTCGCCGAAGTGTCGAGCCTGGGGCGTAACACCCAGGGCGTGACGCTGATCAAGCTGGCCAGCGATGAAACGCTGGTAGGGCTTGAGCGGGTCCAGGAGCCATCGGAAGTCGAAGGCGAGGAACTGGAAGGCGAGGAAGGCGTGGCGTTCGACGGCACCCTCGGTGCCGATGTCGACGACATGACTGGCGACCAACCGCTCGACGCTGCTGCTGACGAAGAAGAACCGCAGGACTAA
- the serC gene encoding 3-phosphoserine/phosphohydroxythreonine transaminase codes for MSKRAYNFCAGPAALPEAVLKRAQGELLDWHGKGLSVMEMSHRSDEFVSIATKAEQDLRDLLNIPSNYKVLFLQGGASQQFAQVPLNLLPESGTADYIDTGIWSQKAIEEASRYGHVNVAATAKPYDYFAIPGQNEWKLSKDAAYVHYAPNETIGGLEFNWIPETGDVPLVADMSSDILSRPVDISRFGMIYAGAQKNIGPSGILVSIIREDLLGRARSLCPTMLNYKVAADNGSMYNTPPTLAWYLSGLVFEWLKEQGGVEAIGKLNEVKQRTLYDFIDASGLYSNPINKTDRSWMNVPFRLADDRLDKPFLAGADERGLLNLKGHRSVGGMRASIYNAVDINAVNALIAYMAEFEKEHG; via the coding sequence GTGAGCAAGAGAGCCTATAACTTCTGTGCCGGCCCGGCGGCGTTGCCTGAAGCGGTCCTGAAACGTGCCCAGGGTGAACTTCTCGACTGGCATGGCAAGGGCCTGTCCGTCATGGAAATGAGCCATCGCAGCGATGAGTTCGTGTCCATTGCCACCAAGGCCGAGCAGGACCTGCGTGATCTGCTGAACATCCCGTCCAATTACAAGGTGCTGTTCCTTCAGGGCGGCGCCAGCCAGCAGTTCGCCCAGGTTCCGCTGAACCTGCTGCCGGAAAGCGGCACGGCTGACTACATCGACACCGGCATCTGGTCGCAGAAAGCTATCGAAGAGGCCTCGCGCTACGGCCACGTCAACGTTGCCGCCACCGCCAAGCCCTACGACTACTTTGCCATTCCCGGTCAGAACGAGTGGAAGCTGTCCAAGGATGCGGCCTACGTTCACTACGCGCCGAACGAAACCATCGGTGGCCTGGAATTCAACTGGATTCCGGAAACTGGCGACGTGCCCTTGGTGGCCGATATGTCTTCGGACATCCTCTCGCGCCCTGTGGATATCTCCCGTTTCGGCATGATCTACGCCGGTGCCCAGAAGAACATCGGCCCGAGCGGCATCCTGGTCAGCATCATTCGTGAAGACCTGCTGGGGCGCGCCCGTTCCCTGTGCCCGACCATGCTCAACTACAAGGTCGCGGCCGACAACGGCTCGATGTACAACACCCCGCCGACCCTGGCCTGGTACCTGTCGGGCCTGGTGTTCGAATGGCTGAAAGAGCAGGGCGGTGTCGAAGCCATCGGCAAGCTCAATGAAGTGAAGCAGCGCACGCTGTACGACTTCATCGACGCCAGCGGCCTCTACAGCAACCCGATCAACAAAACCGATCGGTCGTGGATGAACGTGCCGTTCCGCCTGGCCGATGACCGTCTGGACAAGCCATTCCTGGCCGGCGCCGACGAGCGCGGTCTGCTGAACCTCAAGGGCCACCGTTCGGTCGGTGGCATGCGCGCCTCCATCTACAACGCCGTCGACATCAATGCGGTCAATGCGTTGATTGCCTACATGGCAGAGTTCGAGAAGGAACATGGCTAA
- the pheA gene encoding prephenate dehydratase, producing the protein MSEQELKALRLRIDALDEKVLELISERARCAQEVARVKMASLAEGEVPVFYRPEREAQVLKRVMERNKGPLGNEEMARLFREIMSSCLALEQPLKVAYLGPEGTFTQAAAMKHFGHAVISKPMAAIDEVFREVAAGAVNFGVVPVENSTEGAVNHTLDSFLEHDMVICGEVELRIHHHLLVGDNTKTDSISRIYSHAQSLAQCRKWLDAHYPNVERVAVSSNAEAAKRVKGEWNSAAIAGDMAAGLYGLTRLAEKIEDRPDNSTRFLMIGSQEVPPTGDDKTSIIVSMSNKPGALHELLVPFHDNGIDLTRIETRPSRSGKWTYVFFIDFVGHHRDPLVKGVLEKISQEAVALKVLGSYPKAVL; encoded by the coding sequence ATGTCTGAGCAAGAACTCAAGGCGCTGCGCCTGCGCATCGACGCCCTGGACGAAAAAGTCCTGGAACTGATCAGTGAGCGCGCGCGCTGCGCCCAGGAAGTCGCCCGGGTGAAGATGGCCTCCCTGGCTGAAGGCGAAGTGCCGGTGTTCTATCGCCCTGAGCGTGAGGCGCAGGTGCTCAAGCGCGTCATGGAGCGCAATAAAGGGCCACTGGGCAATGAAGAAATGGCGCGGTTGTTCCGCGAGATCATGTCTTCGTGCCTGGCCCTTGAGCAACCGCTGAAAGTCGCCTACCTGGGGCCGGAAGGGACCTTCACCCAGGCCGCGGCCATGAAGCATTTTGGTCACGCGGTGATCAGCAAGCCAATGGCAGCCATCGACGAAGTCTTCCGTGAAGTGGCGGCCGGGGCTGTGAATTTCGGCGTGGTTCCGGTGGAGAACTCCACTGAAGGCGCCGTCAACCACACGTTGGACAGCTTCCTCGAGCACGACATGGTGATTTGTGGCGAAGTCGAGCTGCGCATCCACCATCACCTGCTGGTGGGCGACAACACCAAGACCGACAGCATCAGCCGGATCTATTCCCACGCCCAGTCCCTGGCCCAGTGCCGCAAGTGGCTGGACGCGCATTACCCGAACGTCGAGCGCGTGGCGGTATCGAGCAACGCCGAGGCGGCCAAGCGGGTCAAGGGTGAGTGGAACTCGGCGGCGATTGCCGGTGACATGGCGGCCGGCCTCTACGGCCTGACGCGCCTGGCCGAGAAGATCGAGGATCGTCCGGACAACTCCACGCGATTCCTGATGATCGGCAGCCAGGAAGTACCGCCGACCGGCGACGACAAGACGTCGATCATCGTCTCCATGAGCAACAAGCCCGGCGCGCTCCATGAACTGCTGGTGCCGTTCCACGACAACGGTATTGACCTGACCCGGATCGAGACCCGTCCGTCGCGCAGCGGTAAATGGACTTACGTGTTCTTCATCGATTTCGTCGGCCACCACCGCGATCCGTTGGTAAAAGGTGTGCTGGAAAAAATCAGTCAGGAAGCAGTGGCACT